The Candidatus Coatesbacteria bacterium genome contains a region encoding:
- a CDS encoding CHAT domain-containing protein — translation MRIRPTLPLILCCLAVNPAPAQSAVTPGADGSTAGDFPLPEFEQLTTHGAYDGSPALKTGLSLVAFVSERAGNRDIWYYDLDSGELERLTEHTAADYQPTWDPTSDTVFFVSTRDDPDGELYSVDPSIDYVRRLTEHRGRDEFPAVSPDGKWVVFSRTEEEGFRPDGAPTGPNWEFPVEPANLFRIPVNGGEAERLTSSAATQPCFSPDGAWLAYVLPGRERSALVLRRLSDGRELVLVDDGSLVAYPRWRRSGIVFTRFALDTNSDGHIDILDNGQVCHLRADQVAGVLEGRFSAAAAADRLGPDQTPYRRVTTAREWSGVADLGGVNIFYASDASGNGDIWRTTIAPPPLEGAAVDVFREAQGVTDPSRRLLALVRFVDTFHADPLWGPEGQLAYADELERRGLEHQADFEREQVARRWGSSDHARAVAAYHELAVRWQRALAYDRLPTAEKALSGDVGTAEEATPVRAAALELAAEHEAKEPAVACACLVLAADTDAALGDNTAALELYDRAAYLGGDFARRAEAQTKAARSLERLGRREEARERYLDVLLNYPAEERWQGEVQASLTALETGGVTDVERLVALERVTRDYADYPELAAYAQLQIGRELEHLGQYEEAADAYQKVVDDFPRVRFLGARALIEQAAVRRRQGKPEEGARALRTVVEDYDDLGRGELAAEAEATLRRLLLDEAAAFRAHDDPQRAEALLRQALDFEYDFPAAHRALIKLLCEDLGQRDALVEEYEAVLQQEPDSAIAQYGLGLTLTYPPNGDAGTNYALEPAQAELRRAVELRYFFPAAWYARGWAASARAERSYRNGEPDRAVGDQLEAALEYYRLALAQVDPTDDPYLQADILLALGNANYQLGNPATAYRFYLERLAAAPQNHEPAVEAHFHFNLARCARYVEDYPTALEQYDVAARIYEEIGNETRRLMCLDGQALVYFEMESWHEALNRFVAVKNLYEELAENAERDAVEAPTTAQRRTAARRALVARAKVSYPLRNIGICYYFLEDFQLSLAYLGRALEVLTLTGRESEAAGGGLLDINISAGLAGDAASATEGFDLIGEQQLIYTFAANCHRRMGDFRSAILAYRRRLELFEETSDSTDARAAAAERGKLYNQLGLLSYQVDDLRAAARYYLLSREACREAEVPRGETLALVNLSEVALNIADRLRLARLSTQAAFPAVDEPEDHDESSDLQAAARELRDDLYTLEDRVRELDDPRLYARYLNARGVLELYLAPGEDDGEERLLAAEDAFFRAQSLYEGLSDPAGLIGCEHNRGAALAALGRSEAADVLQRAYDRARLFDFDRLSWRIGYSLAVTAHEAGETVRARIYLERALADLERELTQRTQPILLSVYQAEVRALYELAVEVAAAEDDHRAALELADRSRAAYLASLFGERELELYRERDRNFYNNERQYQRDISNLLQRIARLSLDPSPEAQDELEGVRAELQRQRRSYQESVAAQLEANEIVVAFAGATTVGLERVQSLLGDEAALLVYYFAGDALWTGVLDAGGIHGARIELGRDEVRRLNTAALGGDSAALERLADALLEPHAGRLENVETLYLVPDGELWRTPWGALPLDGEILLQRHELALTSSPSELAYAHSVRNISRGEPLFIVGSTTAEGERLLVDSRLAELGGDLLTGKLSTVKLNETALARRLIEFDAPLEHSGSDPLYYGLRLGPDEADAGIFPPLEDTGGEDRLPEPAELQRSVLNLKDLLALKLDANLLLLNDYGVRFELGGDLDRGLSVLGRCVSYSGSPSVVYLPAGLDLAVREAYLATFHGRRTEHSPAAAARRAALELRDAGAPVSDWARPFVLGFAGFDEEEELAYAEEAFVLTFKSAQGFFTQAEERGDDELYLTAAVQFVKAAQMADRLGKTDERLTLLNAAVESYFRAGRLDTAVEKQEEILAEVAERPDKRLQALIRLSGLHHHRGELETALDYNEQALELLGGFGAESNPQLVDLYINLYTERALLRKRLYRYDEALEDYERAAGLAAGDERPERWAGLQLEIGNLYLTAREEPQTAAYHAAEARRVYDERGDRLGEAEALALDGLAATELRDFEQARELHRHGEVLTYMGAPSERGRSARLANRFGLAKARWHSQDYAGALTVCEAALDELREEEQLLRSRFLGVAALSHLGLLHEELAAELAAESLAEALRAGKLDPAAPAEAEAAATGRVAPDIATAYANLALVRQVTGDFAAARELMERALAVDTAIDYRAAVEGDLRRLAILAELEENLELAIEYHERYLADAAPDNPRTVMGRYDLARLYPIFDPAEAERNLTSALEGARRLERVDLYWRALHQRALRREGESYDAAVADLEAAIELVNLTWPEVRLTNLRDGLLIDPHQLFSDTITLTAQFGDVERSLAQSETYRVVLGEKQLTRADLARINPELQRNLDEVRRLSGELARAIMRQDAAVGELSTRHRELIDRISRRWPDFAGLLGRTRSPAEVQQLLRPEQAAVVYFLTEQHFFHWLITADGVEIQKRQAYAVLDNGRAFIELLENRGELDELRSLGGAVYRETLRSWERELFLETIDEVLIIPDGLLTQLPFGCLPFEEEYVIDGALLEYAPSLTAYFQPAVEDYGELPLLSIADPETAQPRLEFAVKEAESIQRRYPGSPEPFLDEEARETVFHELAPDARRLHLATHSALIPGDPLHSALLFTGSLQNTEGVDPTDDGRLTVAEVIGMDLRAEVAALSACSTAVGGQSVGRELLSLARAFLFAGTGSVLATFNRTSDITTAVLVRNFFVNLSDGLDPAAALHLAQLQTRGQFEHPSYWGAVGLFSRQGVHGGDTPQLGEEE, via the coding sequence ATGCGCATCCGACCCACCCTACCCCTGATCCTCTGTTGCCTGGCGGTCAACCCGGCGCCGGCCCAATCGGCGGTGACACCCGGCGCCGACGGCTCGACGGCGGGCGACTTCCCCCTGCCCGAGTTCGAACAGCTCACCACTCACGGCGCCTACGACGGCTCACCGGCGCTCAAGACCGGCTTGAGCCTGGTGGCCTTCGTCAGCGAGCGGGCCGGCAACCGCGACATCTGGTACTATGACCTGGACTCCGGCGAACTCGAGCGGCTGACCGAGCACACGGCGGCCGACTACCAGCCGACCTGGGACCCCACCTCGGACACCGTCTTCTTCGTCAGCACCCGCGACGATCCCGACGGCGAGCTCTACTCGGTGGACCCCTCCATCGACTATGTCCGCCGTCTGACCGAGCATCGCGGCCGTGACGAATTTCCCGCCGTCAGCCCCGACGGCAAGTGGGTCGTCTTCTCCCGCACCGAGGAGGAGGGCTTCCGCCCCGACGGAGCGCCGACGGGACCGAACTGGGAGTTTCCCGTCGAGCCGGCAAACCTGTTCCGCATCCCGGTCAACGGGGGGGAGGCCGAGCGGCTGACCTCGTCGGCGGCCACCCAACCCTGCTTCAGCCCCGACGGCGCCTGGCTGGCCTACGTCCTGCCCGGCCGCGAGCGCTCGGCCCTCGTCCTGCGCCGCTTGAGCGACGGCCGGGAGCTCGTCCTGGTCGACGACGGCAGCCTGGTGGCCTATCCGCGCTGGCGCCGCAGCGGCATCGTCTTCACCCGCTTCGCCCTGGACACCAATTCCGACGGCCATATCGACATCCTCGACAACGGCCAGGTCTGCCACCTGCGGGCCGACCAGGTCGCGGGGGTTCTCGAGGGCCGTTTCAGCGCCGCGGCCGCCGCCGACCGCCTGGGTCCGGATCAGACCCCCTACCGCCGAGTGACCACGGCTCGGGAGTGGAGCGGTGTCGCCGATCTCGGCGGTGTCAACATCTTCTACGCCTCCGACGCCTCGGGCAACGGCGACATCTGGCGCACGACGATCGCGCCCCCACCCCTCGAGGGCGCGGCCGTCGATGTCTTCCGCGAGGCGCAGGGGGTCACCGACCCCTCCCGACGCCTGCTGGCCCTGGTGCGCTTCGTCGACACCTTTCACGCCGATCCGCTCTGGGGGCCCGAGGGCCAACTGGCCTACGCCGACGAACTGGAGCGGCGGGGGCTGGAACATCAGGCCGATTTCGAGCGTGAGCAGGTGGCCCGCCGCTGGGGTTCGAGCGACCACGCCCGCGCCGTGGCGGCCTATCACGAGCTGGCGGTGCGCTGGCAAAGGGCCCTGGCCTACGATCGTCTGCCCACCGCCGAGAAGGCCCTTTCCGGGGACGTCGGCACAGCGGAGGAGGCCACCCCCGTCCGCGCCGCCGCCCTGGAGCTGGCCGCGGAACACGAAGCCAAAGAGCCTGCGGTGGCCTGCGCCTGCCTGGTATTGGCCGCCGATACCGACGCCGCCCTCGGCGACAACACCGCCGCCCTGGAGCTCTACGACCGCGCCGCCTACCTGGGCGGCGATTTCGCCCGCCGGGCCGAGGCCCAGACCAAGGCCGCCCGCAGCCTCGAGCGCCTCGGGCGCCGCGAGGAAGCCCGGGAGCGCTATCTCGACGTCCTGCTCAACTACCCGGCCGAGGAGCGCTGGCAGGGCGAGGTCCAGGCCAGCCTGACCGCCCTGGAGACCGGCGGGGTCACCGACGTTGAAAGACTGGTGGCCCTGGAGCGGGTGACCCGGGACTACGCCGATTACCCGGAGCTGGCCGCCTACGCCCAACTGCAGATCGGCCGCGAGCTGGAGCACCTGGGCCAGTACGAGGAAGCCGCCGACGCCTATCAGAAGGTCGTCGACGACTTCCCACGCGTGCGCTTCCTCGGCGCCCGGGCCCTGATCGAGCAGGCCGCCGTGCGTCGTCGCCAGGGCAAACCCGAGGAGGGCGCCCGGGCCCTGCGCACCGTCGTCGAGGATTACGACGACCTCGGCCGGGGCGAGCTGGCCGCCGAGGCCGAGGCGACCCTGCGCCGCCTGCTCCTCGACGAGGCCGCCGCCTTCCGCGCCCACGACGATCCCCAACGCGCCGAGGCCCTGCTGCGTCAGGCGCTGGATTTCGAGTACGACTTCCCCGCCGCCCACCGGGCGCTGATCAAGCTGCTCTGTGAGGACCTGGGCCAGCGCGACGCCCTGGTCGAGGAGTACGAGGCCGTCCTGCAGCAAGAGCCGGACAGTGCCATCGCCCAATACGGCCTGGGTCTGACGCTGACCTACCCCCCCAACGGCGACGCCGGGACGAACTACGCCCTCGAACCCGCCCAGGCTGAGCTGCGGCGGGCCGTCGAGTTGCGCTATTTCTTCCCCGCCGCCTGGTACGCCCGCGGCTGGGCGGCCTCGGCCCGGGCCGAGCGCTCCTACCGCAACGGCGAACCAGACCGCGCCGTCGGCGACCAACTCGAAGCGGCCCTCGAATACTACCGCCTGGCCCTGGCCCAGGTCGACCCGACCGACGACCCCTACCTGCAGGCCGACATTCTGTTGGCCCTGGGCAACGCCAACTACCAGCTCGGCAACCCGGCGACGGCCTACCGTTTCTACCTGGAGCGCCTGGCGGCGGCGCCGCAGAACCACGAACCCGCCGTCGAGGCCCACTTCCACTTCAACCTGGCCCGCTGCGCCCGTTACGTCGAGGACTACCCGACGGCGCTGGAGCAGTACGACGTCGCCGCCCGGATCTATGAGGAAATCGGCAACGAAACCCGGCGGCTGATGTGCCTCGACGGCCAGGCCCTGGTCTACTTCGAGATGGAGAGTTGGCACGAGGCGCTCAACCGCTTCGTCGCGGTCAAGAACCTCTACGAGGAGCTGGCCGAGAACGCCGAGCGCGACGCCGTCGAGGCGCCGACGACGGCGCAGCGGCGCACGGCGGCCCGGCGGGCCCTGGTCGCCCGGGCCAAGGTCTCCTACCCCCTGCGCAATATCGGCATCTGCTACTACTTCCTCGAGGACTTCCAGCTCTCCCTGGCCTACCTGGGCCGGGCCCTGGAGGTCTTGACGCTGACGGGGCGCGAGTCCGAGGCCGCCGGCGGTGGCCTGCTGGACATCAACATCAGCGCCGGCCTGGCCGGTGACGCCGCCTCGGCCACCGAGGGCTTCGATCTTATCGGCGAGCAACAGTTGATCTACACCTTCGCCGCCAACTGCCACCGCCGGATGGGCGACTTCCGCTCGGCCATCCTGGCCTACCGCCGACGGCTGGAACTGTTCGAAGAGACCTCGGACTCGACGGACGCCCGGGCCGCCGCCGCCGAGCGCGGCAAGCTCTACAACCAGCTCGGTTTGCTGTCTTACCAGGTCGACGATCTGCGCGCCGCCGCCCGCTACTACCTCCTCTCCCGGGAGGCCTGCCGCGAGGCCGAGGTTCCGCGGGGCGAGACGCTGGCCCTGGTCAACCTCAGCGAGGTGGCGCTCAACATCGCCGACCGCCTGCGCCTGGCCCGCCTGTCCACCCAGGCCGCCTTCCCCGCCGTCGACGAACCCGAGGATCACGATGAAAGCTCCGACCTGCAGGCCGCCGCCCGGGAGCTGCGCGACGACCTCTACACCCTGGAGGACCGGGTGCGGGAGCTGGACGACCCCCGGCTCTACGCCCGCTACCTCAACGCCCGCGGCGTGCTGGAGCTCTACCTGGCGCCGGGGGAGGACGACGGTGAGGAGCGCCTGCTGGCCGCCGAGGACGCCTTCTTCCGCGCCCAGAGCCTTTACGAGGGCCTGAGCGATCCGGCCGGGCTGATCGGCTGCGAGCACAACCGGGGCGCAGCCCTGGCCGCCCTGGGGCGCTCCGAAGCCGCCGACGTTCTCCAGCGGGCCTACGACCGCGCCCGGCTGTTCGACTTCGACCGCCTGAGCTGGCGCATCGGCTACAGCCTGGCCGTCACGGCCCACGAGGCCGGCGAGACCGTCCGGGCGCGCATCTACCTGGAACGCGCGCTGGCCGACCTGGAACGCGAGCTGACCCAGCGCACCCAGCCGATCCTGCTCAGCGTCTACCAGGCCGAGGTCCGCGCCCTCTACGAGCTGGCCGTCGAGGTCGCCGCCGCCGAAGACGATCACCGCGCCGCCCTCGAATTGGCCGATCGCAGCCGCGCCGCCTATCTGGCCTCCCTCTTCGGCGAGCGCGAGCTGGAGCTCTACCGGGAGCGCGACCGCAACTTCTACAATAACGAGCGCCAGTACCAGCGGGACATCTCCAACCTGCTGCAGCGCATCGCCCGGCTGAGTCTCGACCCCAGCCCCGAGGCCCAGGACGAACTCGAGGGGGTCCGAGCTGAACTGCAACGCCAACGCCGGTCCTACCAGGAGTCCGTCGCCGCCCAGCTCGAGGCCAACGAGATCGTGGTGGCCTTCGCCGGCGCGACGACCGTCGGGCTGGAGCGGGTCCAGAGTCTGCTGGGTGACGAGGCCGCCCTGCTGGTTTACTACTTCGCCGGCGACGCCCTGTGGACCGGTGTACTCGATGCCGGCGGTATCCACGGTGCCCGCATCGAGCTGGGACGCGATGAGGTCCGCCGGCTAAACACCGCCGCCCTGGGCGGTGATTCCGCCGCCCTCGAACGCTTGGCCGACGCCTTGCTGGAACCCCACGCCGGGCGTCTCGAAAACGTCGAAACCCTCTATCTGGTCCCCGACGGCGAGCTCTGGCGCACCCCCTGGGGCGCCCTGCCCCTGGACGGGGAAATCCTGCTGCAACGGCACGAGCTGGCCCTGACCTCCTCGCCCAGTGAGCTGGCCTACGCTCACAGTGTGCGCAACATCAGCCGGGGCGAACCCCTGTTCATTGTCGGCTCGACGACGGCAGAGGGGGAGCGGCTGCTGGTCGATTCCCGTCTGGCCGAACTCGGCGGCGACCTGCTAACCGGCAAGCTCAGCACGGTCAAGCTCAACGAAACCGCCCTGGCCCGCCGGCTGATCGAATTCGACGCCCCCCTGGAGCATTCCGGCTCCGATCCGCTCTACTACGGCCTGCGCCTGGGCCCGGACGAAGCCGACGCCGGCATCTTCCCGCCCCTGGAGGACACCGGCGGCGAGGACCGCCTGCCCGAACCCGCCGAGCTGCAGCGCAGCGTGCTCAACTTAAAGGACCTGCTGGCCCTCAAGCTGGACGCCAACCTGTTGCTGCTCAACGACTACGGCGTACGCTTCGAGCTGGGCGGCGACCTGGACCGCGGTCTGAGCGTCCTGGGGCGCTGCGTCTCCTACAGCGGCTCGCCCAGCGTGGTCTACCTGCCCGCCGGTCTCGACCTGGCCGTCCGCGAGGCCTACCTGGCGACCTTCCACGGCCGGCGGACCGAGCACTCTCCGGCGGCGGCCGCCCGCCGGGCCGCCCTCGAGCTGCGCGACGCCGGCGCTCCCGTCAGCGACTGGGCCCGACCCTTCGTCCTCGGGTTCGCCGGGTTCGACGAGGAAGAGGAGCTGGCCTACGCCGAAGAGGCCTTCGTGCTGACCTTCAAGTCGGCTCAGGGTTTCTTCACCCAGGCCGAGGAACGCGGCGACGACGAGCTGTACCTCACCGCCGCCGTCCAGTTCGTCAAGGCCGCCCAGATGGCCGATCGTCTGGGTAAAACCGACGAGAGGCTGACCCTGCTCAACGCCGCCGTCGAGTCCTATTTCCGCGCCGGACGCCTCGACACCGCCGTCGAGAAGCAGGAGGAGATCCTGGCCGAGGTCGCCGAGCGGCCCGACAAGCGCCTGCAGGCCCTAATCCGCCTCAGCGGCCTGCACCACCACCGGGGAGAGCTTGAGACCGCTCTGGATTACAACGAGCAGGCCCTGGAGCTGCTGGGCGGCTTCGGCGCCGAGTCCAACCCCCAACTCGTCGACCTCTACATCAACCTCTACACCGAGCGCGCCCTGCTGCGCAAGCGGCTCTACCGCTACGACGAGGCTCTGGAGGACTACGAGCGGGCCGCCGGACTGGCCGCCGGCGACGAGCGCCCGGAGCGCTGGGCCGGGCTACAGTTGGAAATCGGCAACCTCTACCTGACAGCCCGCGAAGAGCCGCAGACCGCGGCTTACCATGCCGCCGAGGCTCGCAGAGTCTATGACGAGCGCGGTGATCGGCTCGGCGAGGCCGAGGCCCTGGCCCTCGACGGCCTGGCCGCCACCGAGCTGCGCGATTTCGAGCAGGCCCGTGAGCTCCACCGCCACGGCGAGGTGCTGACCTACATGGGAGCACCCTCGGAGCGCGGCCGCTCGGCCCGCCTGGCCAACCGCTTCGGCCTGGCCAAGGCCCGCTGGCACTCCCAGGACTACGCCGGCGCCCTGACGGTCTGCGAGGCCGCCCTGGACGAACTGCGCGAGGAGGAGCAGCTGCTGCGCTCGCGCTTCCTCGGCGTGGCGGCGCTTTCCCATCTGGGGCTGCTGCACGAGGAGCTGGCCGCCGAGCTGGCCGCCGAATCCCTCGCCGAGGCCCTGCGGGCCGGCAAGCTCGATCCCGCGGCTCCGGCCGAAGCCGAAGCCGCCGCCACCGGGCGCGTCGCCCCGGACATCGCCACGGCCTACGCCAACCTGGCCCTGGTCCGCCAGGTCACCGGCGATTTCGCCGCCGCCCGGGAGCTGATGGAGCGCGCCCTGGCCGTCGACACCGCCATCGATTACCGGGCCGCCGTCGAGGGCGATCTGCGCCGACTGGCCATCCTGGCCGAGCTGGAGGAGAACCTCGAACTGGCCATCGAATACCACGAACGCTACCTGGCGGACGCCGCACCCGACAACCCGCGCACGGTGATGGGCCGCTACGATCTGGCGCGACTCTACCCGATCTTCGATCCCGCCGAGGCCGAACGCAATCTGACGTCCGCGCTGGAGGGCGCCCGCCGGCTGGAACGCGTCGATCTCTACTGGCGCGCCCTGCATCAGCGGGCGCTGCGCCGCGAGGGCGAATCCTACGACGCCGCCGTCGCCGACCTCGAGGCGGCCATCGAGCTGGTCAACCTGACCTGGCCCGAGGTTCGCTTGACCAATCTTCGCGACGGCCTGCTCATCGACCCCCACCAGTTGTTCTCCGATACCATCACCCTGACCGCCCAGTTCGGCGATGTCGAGCGCTCCCTGGCCCAAAGCGAAACCTACCGCGTCGTCCTGGGCGAAAAGCAGCTCACCCGGGCCGACCTGGCCCGTATCAACCCCGAACTCCAGCGCAACCTCGATGAAGTGCGCCGCTTGTCCGGCGAGCTGGCCCGGGCGATCATGCGTCAAGACGCCGCCGTCGGCGAGTTGTCAACGCGCCACCGGGAGCTGATCGACCGGATCAGCCGACGCTGGCCCGACTTCGCCGGTCTGCTGGGGCGCACGCGCAGCCCGGCCGAGGTCCAACAACTGCTTAGACCCGAGCAGGCGGCCGTAGTCTACTTCCTCACCGAGCAACACTTCTTCCACTGGCTGATCACCGCCGACGGCGTCGAAATCCAGAAACGCCAGGCCTACGCCGTGCTGGACAACGGCCGGGCCTTCATCGAGCTGCTGGAGAACCGCGGCGAACTCGACGAGTTGCGCAGCCTGGGGGGCGCGGTTTACCGGGAGACCCTGCGCTCCTGGGAGCGCGAACTGTTCCTCGAGACAATCGACGAGGTGTTGATAATCCCCGACGGACTCCTGACCCAGCTGCCTTTCGGCTGTCTACCCTTCGAGGAAGAGTACGTCATCGACGGCGCCCTGCTGGAATACGCCCCCAGCCTGACCGCCTACTTCCAGCCCGCCGTGGAGGACTACGGCGAACTGCCCCTGCTGAGCATCGCCGACCCGGAAACCGCCCAACCGCGGCTAG